One genomic window of Tachypleus tridentatus isolate NWPU-2018 chromosome 12, ASM421037v1, whole genome shotgun sequence includes the following:
- the LOC143233390 gene encoding ankyrin repeat and SAM domain-containing protein 4B-like isoform X1, with the protein MSATNKERFHRAARAGCIDLLQNTTRKDCNTLDKDGKTPTQWAAYFGHLNALRLLIGRGGDPDKCDNFGNTALHYSAANGHMNCVSFLVNFGANVWALNNDFQSAKDVAAINCRDEIMRFLNRLLDMQVKQNSKQASKLKAKALRDAEKRMKNLQKIQKKATKLTEQSEQVLKKQWWKMSNVDINSDDSGLNLPFADTGQTLKTNSQLLYANSSKPSDVVIDGQMMQSTQSLKLDRGALSKKIHQKKQELGQSEMNAKGKNKSLRSLYDQSRNTEMTGFSRHGPQNNNLERRLKDGISSWSKISRSRSEPHILQHESSISGDDFSVAKPSNILKRPKFGSTALSGSTTGSLHYLSSSEDDIYGDSVQFSEKCAVQKKDSIGSAGSLAYRQMSWKNEEVPMSNNTPDFTPVILFLAANQMTEYIPLFMREKIDLRSLALLTDNDLKDLGLPLGPRRKLSRTLKIRKQALENPGLVIDSKV; encoded by the exons ATGTCCGCCACAAACAAAGAACGTTTCCATAGAGCTGCACGTGCTGGGTGCATTGATCTCTTACAAAATACCACAAGGAAGGACTGTAACACCCTAGACAAAGACGGTAAGACTCCAACACAATGGGCAGCTTACTTCGGTCATCTGAATGCTTTGCGCCTACTGATTGGCAGAGG GGGCGATCCAGACAAATGTGACAACTTTGGTAACACAGCTCTTCACTACTCAGCAGCCAACGGTCACATGAATTGTGTTTCATTTCTTGTGAACTTTGGTGCTAATGTGTGGGCTCTAAACAATGACTTCCAGTCTGCCAAGGACGTGGCTGCTATCAATTGTCGGGACGAAATTATGAGGTTCTTAAACCGGTTGTTAGACATGCAAGTGAAGCAAAACAGTAAGCAGGCCTCTAAGTTGAAGGCCAAAGCCCTTCGAGACGCTGAGAAACGCATGAAGAACTTACAAAAAATTCAGAAGAAGGCCACGAAGCTAACTGAGCAGTCCGAACAAGTATTAAAGAAGCAGTGGTGGAAAATGTCCAATGTTGACATCAACTCGGATGACAGCGGATTGAATCTGCCTTTTGCGGATACTGGCCAAACTCTCAAAACGAATTCTCAGCTTCTGTACGCCAACTCATCTAAGCCCTCAGATGTTGTCATAGATGGTCAGATGATGCAAAGCACACAAAGTTTGAAATTAGACCGGGGTGCTTTGTCTAAAAAAATTCACCAGAAAAAGCAGGAGCTAGGTCAAAGCGAAATGAATGCCAAAGGAAAAAATAAGTCATTGCGTTCATTATATGATCAAAGTCGAAACACTGAAATGACAGGGTTTTCCAGGCACGGTCCCCAGAACAATAACTTGGAGAGACGTCTGAAGGACGGCATTAGTAGTTGGAGTAAAATTTCCCGTTCTCGGAGTGAACCCCATATTCTCCAACATGAAAGTTCCATATCAGGAGACGATTTTTCTGTAGCCAAaccttcaaacattttaaaacgtcCAAAATTTGGAAGTACAGCTCTTTCTGGCTCCACCACTGGAAGTCTGCATTATCTATCCAGTAGCGAAGATGACATTTATGGAGATTCTGTCCAATTCAGTGAAAAGTGCGCGGTACAGAAAAAAGACAGTATAGGGAGCGCTGGTAGCTTAGCTTACCGACAGATGTCCTGGAAGAATGAAGAAGTACCAATGAGTAATAATACACCTGATTTCACACCAGTAATCCTGTTTCTTGCAGCTAATCAGATGACCGAATACATACCTCTTTTTATGAGGGAGAAAATTGATCTCCGGTCTCTTGCACTACTGACTGATAATGACCTTAAGGACCTAGGTCTACCTCTAGGTCCTAGGCGGAAGCTGAGCAGAACCTTAAAAATCCGAAAGCAAGCTCTAGAAAACCCAGGGCTGGTAATAGACTCTAAGGTGTAA
- the LOC143233390 gene encoding uncharacterized protein LOC143233390 isoform X2, with product MNCVSFLVNFGANVWALNNDFQSAKDVAAINCRDEIMRFLNRLLDMQVKQNSKQASKLKAKALRDAEKRMKNLQKIQKKATKLTEQSEQVLKKQWWKMSNVDINSDDSGLNLPFADTGQTLKTNSQLLYANSSKPSDVVIDGQMMQSTQSLKLDRGALSKKIHQKKQELGQSEMNAKGKNKSLRSLYDQSRNTEMTGFSRHGPQNNNLERRLKDGISSWSKISRSRSEPHILQHESSISGDDFSVAKPSNILKRPKFGSTALSGSTTGSLHYLSSSEDDIYGDSVQFSEKCAVQKKDSIGSAGSLAYRQMSWKNEEVPMSNNTPDFTPVILFLAANQMTEYIPLFMREKIDLRSLALLTDNDLKDLGLPLGPRRKLSRTLKIRKQALENPGLVIDSKV from the coding sequence ATGAATTGTGTTTCATTTCTTGTGAACTTTGGTGCTAATGTGTGGGCTCTAAACAATGACTTCCAGTCTGCCAAGGACGTGGCTGCTATCAATTGTCGGGACGAAATTATGAGGTTCTTAAACCGGTTGTTAGACATGCAAGTGAAGCAAAACAGTAAGCAGGCCTCTAAGTTGAAGGCCAAAGCCCTTCGAGACGCTGAGAAACGCATGAAGAACTTACAAAAAATTCAGAAGAAGGCCACGAAGCTAACTGAGCAGTCCGAACAAGTATTAAAGAAGCAGTGGTGGAAAATGTCCAATGTTGACATCAACTCGGATGACAGCGGATTGAATCTGCCTTTTGCGGATACTGGCCAAACTCTCAAAACGAATTCTCAGCTTCTGTACGCCAACTCATCTAAGCCCTCAGATGTTGTCATAGATGGTCAGATGATGCAAAGCACACAAAGTTTGAAATTAGACCGGGGTGCTTTGTCTAAAAAAATTCACCAGAAAAAGCAGGAGCTAGGTCAAAGCGAAATGAATGCCAAAGGAAAAAATAAGTCATTGCGTTCATTATATGATCAAAGTCGAAACACTGAAATGACAGGGTTTTCCAGGCACGGTCCCCAGAACAATAACTTGGAGAGACGTCTGAAGGACGGCATTAGTAGTTGGAGTAAAATTTCCCGTTCTCGGAGTGAACCCCATATTCTCCAACATGAAAGTTCCATATCAGGAGACGATTTTTCTGTAGCCAAaccttcaaacattttaaaacgtcCAAAATTTGGAAGTACAGCTCTTTCTGGCTCCACCACTGGAAGTCTGCATTATCTATCCAGTAGCGAAGATGACATTTATGGAGATTCTGTCCAATTCAGTGAAAAGTGCGCGGTACAGAAAAAAGACAGTATAGGGAGCGCTGGTAGCTTAGCTTACCGACAGATGTCCTGGAAGAATGAAGAAGTACCAATGAGTAATAATACACCTGATTTCACACCAGTAATCCTGTTTCTTGCAGCTAATCAGATGACCGAATACATACCTCTTTTTATGAGGGAGAAAATTGATCTCCGGTCTCTTGCACTACTGACTGATAATGACCTTAAGGACCTAGGTCTACCTCTAGGTCCTAGGCGGAAGCTGAGCAGAACCTTAAAAATCCGAAAGCAAGCTCTAGAAAACCCAGGGCTGGTAATAGACTCTAAGGTGTAA